AGACTAAAGGTAAAGTAAAGGAAGAGTAAAAGTACAGTAAAGGAAGACTAATGGTAAAGTAAAGGAAGAGTAATGGTAAAGTAAAGGAAGAGTAAAGGTACTGTAAAGGAAGAATAAAGGTAAAGTTagagtaaaggaacagtaaaagtaGAGTAAAGGAAGAGTAAAGGTAGGTTTAAGGTAGAGTAAAggaagattaaaggaacagtaaaagtagagtaaaaaaagattaaaggaacattaaaagTAGAGTAAAGGAAGATTAAAGGCAGAGTAAAGGTATGTTAAAGGTAgagtaaaggaaaagtaaacaagTGCCCACTCATTTGTATGACCCCTTGTGGTATTTGTCCATTTGCTGTGCTGACTACTATATGAGTCATGTGTATTCCTGACTTAAAGGGCTAAGGGTACAGACAAAGGGCTAAAACTGCAACACAAGAATCATTCCAAGCTGCCCTCAACTCATCGCTCCAGTTTAGAAAGCTCCCGCTGCACTTCCTAGACTGCTTCTCTGAATGACACCCAAGTTGGGGCACCCACATGTCATACAGTACCTGCCCTCATTGAACGGAGCGCTGCCAAACTCGGGCACAGCTGTAATCAGTGCAAAGAGTTGATTGTCGGAGGGCAATTTGTTCTGCCAAGTGGAAAAGTAAGTTGTTTTCTTTAAATCAAATTACATTATTTGCCAAAGTATAAAGCAACTGTATTATAGTTTGTTGTAGGTGATTGAGGTTggcttacttaaaggaacagcaatgtcaaaaaatgaacattttttatggtaatacaaagtagggaagcaccgaatccgctattttcgattcggccaaatcctgtgAAAGATTTaaccgaataccaaactgaatccgaatcctaatttgcatatgcaaattaggcgtgggaaggggaaaacattttttacttccttgttttgtgataaaaagtcacgtgattgccCTCtgcgcccctaatttgcatatgcaaatttggtttggcTCGGCAGAAGGAtgtggccgaatcctgctgactcgcaagtaccttatccgcaacccgacctgcgacccgctgaccaacaagaaacaggaagtactgtcattgtaaatcggaagtgacatcatttgaagtaggtgtgatcagaaaaaaaggagtaaaactcactattgagaaAACCTGCAGCCAAACTGCTGACCGGCGTCTatacttctacctgcaacccgcagggtaccgcaggtttttgcgggtacccaacccgctgcaggactctaatataGGTCTCGCAGATACTTACAGAAACATCCCATTTTCTTTTATGGTGACTCTTAAGACATGCTCTGGGCTGGTCTCCGGTAACTCAACACAGAAACTGAGTGTACAGTGTACCtacaatataaaacaatacaaacctGATTAGTGATTAAAGGACTACTAAGTTGTCATCCAGAGTTTTTAACTAATAAGAGGCCCCATTCCCCCACCTGAACTGCAtcattggagggggggggggggttggctgcCATTTTCTCAGTGTTTTATCCGGTTTCAAACTCTTGGACAGCAATTGTCAGCTAGTAACATGCTGAATGGTACCCACTCCTCCAGTCCTCCGCTGCTCATGTTCTTCGTGTGTGTGAATGGATACTATGATACACGAAATATAATACGTAACTGTATATCTGTGGGCTTATTTATACTTTAATATCAACAGATATAAGGAATGTAATTCTATTAATAGTTATATCGATATCCAGAAAAATACAAGTGCTGTTTGTCAGCAGTAAAAAAGTTGTTAGTCTTTCAAGCTCCTTCAGTGGGACTGGAGCGAATAAGCAATCATGCACCTCGTGTAACTCTTATAAGGTATTTTTCAGAGCCTTAAAGTGGCTGTGACTCACATCTTATTCCCATATCCTAATCTTCTTATTTTGTAAGGCCCTGTCTTACTTTGATCTAAAAGACTTTTAGGGAATGAAAGTCAGTCGTGAATCATGTCGGATACAGGACCGAAGTTACAATGTTGAGACTCTCCAGAAATAAAGTGTGTTTCATAAACACCAGACCCTCGACCAAGGGAGCAGACCCCTGTTAAAGTGCAAATAGTTTATGGGCACTCAAAGATTCGCACAGGCCACAAGAagaaaaagttaaaggggaaaatCTGTATTTAAGGAAACATctcctaaaggcccccatacacgtgccgataaaagctgccccaTGTGTGGGGCTGTCCaatgggctttcccgatcgatatctggctgaaagtcgggctgatctcgatcgggcaggttaaaaaatcccgtcggattgtggccgcatctgtgcgtgtatcCGGACCCGCGATTCGACCGTCTgtttcggatgcattatgatccgatcattgggccctagggcccatgttcggatcagcccgatatcgcccacttcgatgtgggcatattggggccaaacgagcggatctctgcgtctatggccacctgtacTTCATGCTCCAAGAGCACTTAATCATATGCTCCTGtagcatgaaatgtgtaaggctatgGAAACGTTCTTCTAAATAAAGCTTTtccctttgaactctatttttcCTGATGGCATGTGTTGATATTTATGTGCCCATTAGCTGTTAGCAATTATAATAAGTTAGTCCCAGATTTGGAAATCATCTAGATTTATAATAGTGATCGGTCATTTCATGTTTGATGATGTTATCATTGCTGTATTGTGCTATTGAACAGGCATTTGTTGgcataaatgtacatatatttatatattattttcttttacagaCCCATGCTTGGTAGAGGATTTAAACGCAAGCTGAATGATTGTGAGGAGACCATGAACAACGTTTCTAGTGCCTGTGACTTCAACCAAAATATGCCCTACGGTCATCAGAGGCAGCTGGTGCTGAATATGTGCCTCAACAAACTACAGAGCTATAAAATGCTAGTGGAACCTAATCTACACAGATCTGTTCTTATAGCCAATACAGTAAGACAGATTCAGGAGGAAACAAGAAAGGAAGCTAGCCAGCTAGCTGGGATTCTCTATAATGATAGCAATGACATATACCCAGGAAATGACTCCATAGAAAACTCTGTGAATTTGCCTTGTGGAATTAACACCGTTGTCAGTCAAGACTCCTGGCCTTTGGAAAGTCCTTTTGACAGCTTGACGGAAGTGACCGATGATGATATGTCATCTGCTATATCATCTATCCTAAAGGATCTGGACTTTGTGGAAGACAGTAGTCCGTCCCAAACACTGGGCCCTTGCTTGTACGAACAGCCAAAACCAGTAGAAAGTGGATCCAAAGTTGGCGACAAACAGGACACAAAAGGAGGGGAATGTGTTTTCGGTTCTTTTGAAATCACAAGTTCTATAAATTACTTGAAAGATTTATCTGTAGATGACATTTTTGAAGACATCGATACGACGATGTATGACTCAGACTTCAGTTTCTCTTCTTTAATTTCAGCTAAAGCTGAGGAACCTCTTAAAGTGCTCACACTGTGCAATACTCAATCAAACAACAATATACAGGTCTGCAGAACAGATTTAAATGACTTGGATCACATCATGGAAATTTTAGTTGGCTCCTGATGTCGCTCAACAAGAGAGCTCTTGTTGTACTCCTTTGGATGGAGTTATTAACTCAGTGCAGCCtcattcattcctttttttttagtatttttttctaaGCATTTTGTTAAATTGTAGAAAATATGGTTTTAAATTAGTGAAAGAAAAATCAAAATCAGTGTTCAGCACATCTTCCAGAACAACTTGCTAAACATATCACGAATTAGGCTATATCTTCTAGTAGTTTGATATATTTGAAGTctttcctttaattattttaatttaattatttatttaaattatttgagtcCTCCGAAGCCAagacacagatttttacagtGTTAATGAATACACTTTCAACTGaaagcaaacaaaatatttgACAGATGTCattcattttatcaaaaaaaaaaaacattttgtaacaattttcaatCTTTCgaaatttaatttctaaatttTATAGCTAATAAGCCGAGATGCAGTATGTCATTTGTTGTACATAGTAGACACTACCTCTATCTAAATGAAGTGCTAAGTTCTAGAACTGTCTTGTTTATACTATTTATTTTGGTCTGGTTTACTTTTCACATCCATCTGAAATGGCTATTGTAAAATGCAGAGTCATgtgttttgctttttaatttatttgcaggtaaaatttttgtttattaagattttttttaagattgttGTCTGTTAATGTAACTAGAAAAGTATGCTGGCAGTGTATTTGGAATGTATACATGGAAACCTTCTGGCTGACCAGACATGGTAATATGGATATTATTGTTTAGTTTGGCTTTCTGTTTAGAAGCAGGTTGCGTTGTTTTCAGTTGTGCTGGAAGAAACGGCTCGAAGTAGCCCGGCGCATGTCTAGTAGTGGGGCCTGCTGCTGTCACTGCTGATATTCTGGTCGGTCCATCTATATAGGCTGCAAGTAAAAGACTATAAGTGATAATGACCTGGCTGGATTTCAGGAATGAAATTAGAATGTAATTCTAGAAGGTCCAACGAGTAGCAACATCTGATTGGAATGTGCTTTGCGGAGCTGAGAACAATTCATTATATATTGGGAGATTCCTCTCTGCATTTAATATAGTATAACCCCGAATTGACGTTTTTTTTGCGGTCCTGCCGGTCctttgatattttattatatccctttcctgttttatagaGTTCAACTACCTTTTCCCGCAAATCCTTTGACAATTGTTTTGCTTTCCccatgacttaagctggccatagatgttgagatttttgaaagatccgatcgtcattgtgagactacgattatctcggaacgatcatacgaattgtccatcaactaaaaagaccaatttgccaggaaaacaaagggtaactgcctgcttggccctgcaaacatagatagattgcactgggaccggcaaagattttttaacctggccgatcaatttccagacagatgtcggccgaaaaatcgtaagatgttcgatcgttcgaatccctctatccgcacaataatttcgaaggattggtcggacttcgctaaaatcggtgaTTCAGCAAGAGAaaactttgcgtctatggggaccattagAAAAAACATTGTAGCACTGAATGAAAAATGCAAGGGTCAGTCAGGAGTCCAGAAAGTCATTGACCTTTTATACACAGCCACTAATTACAAGCAAACAGATCACTGGTGAAGATGGTTACCTTTAATAGCCATTCTAACCCTTTTGTGTCAAGTTGTGTGCATGTTATCAGGCCAAATGATAACAGGCCAAATCACCAGCGGCTGCTTGATTGAAAAAGGAGGGGGCAAGAGTGACAGAAAGCTACAAGGAACCGTTTGAGAAGACAGGCAGGCAGGCTAAAGTTGGAGAAAAAGACCCGGGGGCACAATATTGTGAGAAGATACAGAAACGGCTAGTGTTTTGGAGAAAGGGGGCTGGGGGAAAaagagttaaaggacaaggaaagttaaactaaagaagtagctagaaatgttgtaaattatgttttgtgcttctgtaccagcccaaggcaaccacaaccctttagcagtaaagatctgtgtctccaaagatgccccagtagctccccatcttcttttctgctgatgcccctaagcttagcttctcaatagctgctcagagcccactgagcatgttatTGTCACAGAAactgtccaagatggtgaccccctgtgacaagtttgaagtcctggatcattgctgctattgacaagctgaaactagccatattcatttttagggtttagttctcctttagggacTGGGGAAAAAGACAAGTGAAGTGGCTGCTGTGTAAGGCGGAGGAAAGAAGCAGTACGGGAAGGCAGAGAAAGGGATCAGCGCACAAGACTGGAAAAGGAAGGAACGGGAGAAAGTCACAAAGATGGTGAAATAGCTTTGCTTTGTTTCTGAAGCATGTTAAATAACTAAGCTTCTAActctgttttaaaataaaaaaaagactcctACACATTTCTGTATCCTTAACATGTTtcccttattttaagttttcccgggttttgcgttttttttttttttcacggtcCCTTGAAAGACGTAAattcagggttctactgtatacataaaatattacCATTTTCTACTCAAGCCTCAGAATTTGCCCTCCCAGTAAATTCTGTAATTATACACCGTTTGTTAGAACCTTTGGGTTCCAGCAAGATGCTGTAATGAGACTGTGATAACTGCAGCCACCACGTCGTTTCATTATATTAAGGGGGCATCCatatttatgcttttaatgaCCTGAAACAGGGAAAATTAACTGTAAACTTCACAACTTGGATCTACATGGTGAAATCTTTAGTGTTCCTTTGTATGTTGCAGATTGTCTtggggttttgtttgttttttttttttgcatcaataCCTCAAAACTGTTGACTTTCTTGTGACAAATTCTTCATTGTTAAATGTATTTTCGTTTTTATTCAAACCTCCTATACTGAACTATGCATTTGTATGCGCTGTGACTGTTGAAAACTTGCACTTTTACTTTCATTGTTAATTTATAAACCTCTTTTTCACAGAGGTGCCAGTAAACCATGTTGCTAACCCTTGTAGAAAGCCTTTTTTTCTACACTTGTCTTTATAATGCACAATATGCGCAATCACTAGTTTTATCTAAAATGCACAAACCGAGAATATTCTGTATATCatttatatcagtccctgccactataaagcttacaatctaagaaccccatcacattcacacacaatttTATCAGGatccaattaacctgtctgtatgttcaTGGGCTTCAAGGAATATTATCAGCTAGTTCTTACTTAGAGCATATTTGGATCTGGAATTTTTAAGACACCTCCAAGTATCAGGAAGGCATCCAATATAATTAGCATACATATAATTGACACATTAAACTGAGACATTATTGGTAGTAATGTAAGGCATTTTCTTTCTAAGCCTattaaatttcaaatttgtgaatttaagtttaaattttaataaacttgaaaaaaccgtataaatgtgtaaaaaaatattcaaatgcaGCAAATTCATGTTCTACTCGTTTTCAGTTAATCTGCCAATTCAGAAAATTTTGAAAACCAAACAggtcagggtaaaaataaaaactgggtaaaaaaataggctgtgaaaaataaaaaaaatgtttctaatatagttaattagccaaaaatgtaatgtataaaggctggagtgactggatgtctaacataatagccagaacactacttcctacttttcagctctctaactctgagttagtcagtgactattgGGGGGGCATTTGGGATATAACTGTTCTGAGTTTGTAACTGATACTCCGCATTCAGCT
This Xenopus laevis strain J_2021 chromosome 8S, Xenopus_laevis_v10.1, whole genome shotgun sequence DNA region includes the following protein-coding sequences:
- the LOC108699761 gene encoding SERTA domain-containing protein 2 is translated as MLGRGFKRKLNDCEETMNNVSSACDFNQNMPYGHQRQLVLNMCLNKLQSYKMLVEPNLHRSVLIANTVRQIQEETRKEASQLAGILYNDSNDIYPGNDSIENSVNLPCGINTVVSQDSWPLESPFDSLTEVTDDDMSSAISSILKDLDFVEDSSPSQTLGPCLYEQPKPVESGSKVGDKQDTKGGECVFGSFEITSSINYLKDLSVDDIFEDIDTTMYDSDFSFSSLISAKAEEPLKVLTLCNTQSNNNIQVCRTDLNDLDHIMEILVGS